The following proteins are encoded in a genomic region of Candidatus Zixiibacteriota bacterium:
- a CDS encoding addiction module protein produces MEAAWDREIEERAAAYDRGELQTISAEEVFAEARRLAR; encoded by the coding sequence ATCGAAGCGGCATGGGATCGTGAGATAGAAGAACGAGCCGCCGCGTACGACCGCGGAGAACTGCAAACGATCTCGGCCGAAGAGGTGTTTGCCGAAGCGAGGCGCCTCGCCCGGTGA
- a CDS encoding type II toxin-antitoxin system RelE/ParE family toxin produces the protein MKRARFIPAARLEFLAEVIYHNEAQPGLGERFTAAVEEAAARALAFPLSGSPSRGNTRRIIVKGFRFSLYYRPEADGIVIFAVSHHSRRPFYWLSRTRAR, from the coding sequence GTGAAGCGTGCGCGGTTCATTCCCGCGGCACGCCTGGAATTTCTCGCAGAGGTCATTTACCACAATGAAGCGCAGCCCGGTCTCGGCGAGCGCTTCACTGCCGCAGTCGAAGAAGCCGCGGCCCGCGCGCTTGCCTTCCCTCTCTCCGGCTCACCCTCGCGCGGGAATACGCGCCGAATCATCGTGAAGGGATTCCGCTTCTCGCTCTACTATCGCCCGGAGGCAGACGGCATCGTCATTTTCGCCGTATCCCATCATTCGAGGCGCCCGTTCTACTGGCTCTCTCGAACCCGTGCCCGCTAA